In one window of Deltaproteobacteria bacterium DNA:
- a CDS encoding aldo/keto reductase, with protein sequence MNESKSGIPYRTLGHTGELVSIAGLGGYHIGIQTDEIDSIRLIRTAIDNGINFMDNSWDYNEGISEIRMGKALKDGYRDKVFLMTKIDGQTKKSAAEQIDESLSRFKLDMIDLVQFHEVIRMSDPDRIFGPGGAIEAAVEAKQAGKIRYIGFTGHKSPDIHLKMLDTADKNGFLFDTVQMPLNIMDAHYQSFQKRVLPVLAKKNIGVIGMKPMCAGRVFTTNIVTAMECLHYSMNLPVSVVVAGCQNFEILQQLIDAARDYRPMSEEQCFELVERTAEAAAGGVFEPYKTGTDFDATARNPHWLGF encoded by the coding sequence TCAAAATCGGGGATTCCATACCGAACTCTGGGACATACTGGGGAACTTGTATCCATAGCAGGTTTGGGCGGTTATCACATCGGTATCCAGACAGACGAAATCGACAGTATTCGCCTGATACGAACCGCCATCGATAACGGGATTAATTTCATGGATAACAGTTGGGACTACAATGAGGGTATCAGCGAAATCCGCATGGGAAAAGCGTTAAAGGATGGGTATAGGGACAAGGTCTTTCTAATGACCAAGATTGACGGGCAGACCAAGAAATCGGCCGCAGAGCAGATCGACGAATCACTTTCGCGGTTCAAACTCGACATGATCGATCTTGTGCAGTTTCACGAAGTTATCCGTATGTCGGACCCGGATCGTATATTTGGCCCTGGCGGCGCGATCGAAGCGGCCGTGGAAGCAAAGCAGGCAGGCAAGATAAGATATATCGGATTTACCGGACACAAGAGCCCGGACATTCACCTGAAAATGTTGGATACCGCCGATAAAAACGGGTTCCTGTTCGATACCGTTCAGATGCCGTTGAATATCATGGACGCGCACTATCAGAGTTTCCAGAAACGCGTATTGCCGGTGTTGGCAAAGAAAAACATCGGCGTGATCGGGATGAAACCAATGTGTGCAGGGAGAGTGTTCACCACAAACATTGTTACCGCGATGGAATGCCTGCACTACTCAATGAACCTGCCTGTCAGCGTGGTGGTGGCCGGCTGCCAGAATTTTGAAATCCTTCAGCAACTGATCGATGCGGCCAGAGATTATCGCCCCATGAGCGAGGAGCAATGTTTCGAATTGGTGGAAAGAACCGCCGAGGCCGCTGCCGGCGGCGTTTTCGAACCTTACAAAACCGGGACGGATTTCGACGCCACTGCCCGAAATCCACACTGGTTAGGATTTTGA
- a CDS encoding AMP-binding protein, whose protein sequence is MSEAEARPKPPNFLEIHAGNNPDKTAVIGPERSMTYGQLRERARALASRLYDMGLRPGNQVALMTYNMPEYDEVGNALQYLQVGLVMIGYRMKPPEIEYIVDNSDSKVVIFWHEFADRIMPYKEKYKKVLPDGFTLVPLRISTKTLKYR, encoded by the coding sequence ATGTCAGAAGCTGAAGCAAGGCCTAAACCGCCGAATTTTCTCGAGATTCATGCCGGTAATAACCCTGACAAGACCGCAGTTATCGGCCCGGAGCGCTCCATGACCTACGGCCAGCTGCGTGAGAGGGCCCGTGCCCTGGCCAGCCGCCTGTATGATATGGGACTCAGGCCCGGTAATCAGGTGGCCCTGATGACTTATAACATGCCCGAGTATGATGAAGTTGGCAATGCCCTTCAATATCTCCAGGTAGGGCTTGTCATGATCGGATATCGCATGAAACCGCCGGAGATTGAATACATTGTGGATAACTCGGACTCAAAGGTAGTTATTTTCTGGCACGAATTTGCAGATCGCATCATGCCCTATAAAGAAAAATATAAAAAGGTGCTGCCCGACGGTTTCACCCTGGTGCCCCTTCGGATATCTACCAAAACCTTGAAATATCGGTAA
- a CDS encoding CoA pyrophosphatase, with product MPPGPWAFPGGRMDAGESPEDTALRELAEEVGLKLRHDRVIGRLDDFTTRSGFTVTPVVVWGGPGVDLTPNPAEVESIHRIPIAEFLRNDAPILEEIPESRNPVLLMPVGNSWIAAPTAALIYQFREVAILGKNTRVAHYEQPFFAWN from the coding sequence ATGCCGCCAGGTCCGTGGGCATTTCCCGGAGGACGCATGGATGCAGGTGAGAGTCCGGAGGATACGGCACTGAGGGAACTTGCAGAAGAAGTGGGCCTAAAACTGCGTCACGATAGAGTGATCGGACGTCTGGATGATTTTACCACGCGTTCGGGTTTTACCGTCACACCAGTTGTGGTTTGGGGAGGTCCCGGTGTGGATCTCACGCCAAATCCCGCAGAAGTAGAATCTATTCATCGCATCCCGATAGCGGAGTTTTTGCGTAACGATGCACCAATACTTGAGGAAATCCCGGAGAGCAGGAATCCCGTTTTACTCATGCCAGTGGGAAATAGCTGGATTGCAGCACCAACGGCTGCGTTGATCTATCAATTCCGGGAAGTGGCAATTCTGGGTAAAAATACGCGCGTGGCACACTATGAGCAACCTTTTTTTGCGTGGAATTAG
- a CDS encoding TetR/AcrR family transcriptional regulator, with protein sequence MIGQIKTQTLSSTGDSNTTRKGITKGTKRVRELLIRDEVRQKREEFMLEQAREIVAKEGLHTLTLPRLAERSGYSKPTIYKYFPTQEDLIVALAVQSASIRASYYERAITFQGRPREKLYGLALLNFGPLHFYLREVLDVHINRLNQKASPVRQKELFENENRIAEIMAGIIREAVEISDLTLPENTDEYQILFTLNSTILGSYVIRESDSQAYKKWFDRKRIWPGDVGRIFLDGIGWRPLSSEWDYSASRKRFLMEVFPELLTDEGAAEKSTV encoded by the coding sequence ATGATAGGCCAGATAAAAACACAAACATTGTCTTCTACAGGGGACAGCAATACGACGCGTAAAGGAATAACAAAAGGCACCAAGCGGGTGCGGGAACTCCTGATTCGGGACGAGGTCAGGCAAAAGCGGGAAGAGTTCATGCTGGAGCAGGCCCGGGAGATAGTGGCCAAAGAGGGGCTGCACACCTTGACTCTGCCCCGCTTAGCAGAACGCAGTGGATATTCAAAGCCCACCATCTATAAGTACTTCCCGACCCAGGAGGACCTGATCGTCGCATTGGCGGTGCAGTCCGCGTCCATTCGCGCTTCATATTACGAAAGAGCCATCACTTTCCAAGGCAGACCTCGGGAAAAGCTTTACGGCCTCGCACTCTTGAACTTCGGTCCTCTCCACTTTTACCTTCGTGAAGTACTCGACGTGCATATCAATCGCCTAAACCAAAAGGCTTCGCCGGTGCGACAAAAAGAGCTTTTTGAAAACGAGAATCGTATTGCGGAGATCATGGCCGGGATCATCCGGGAAGCGGTTGAAATTAGCGATCTAACGCTTCCTGAAAACACGGATGAATACCAAATTCTCTTCACCCTGAATTCGACGATCCTTGGGAGTTATGTGATAAGGGAATCTGATTCACAAGCTTACAAAAAGTGGTTTGACCGGAAACGGATCTGGCCCGGCGACGTTGGCCGAATTTTTCTGGATGGCATCGGCTGGCGGCCACTCAGTAGTGAATGGGATTACAGCGCAAGCAGAAAACGCTTTCTTATGGAAGTCTTCCCGGAATTATTGACTGATGAAGGCGCCGCGGAGAAATCCACGGTGTAA